Proteins co-encoded in one Bacillus infantis NRRL B-14911 genomic window:
- a CDS encoding ABC transporter permease produces MINLLSSEWLKLRKSSVWLLIFISPLLAALAGFGEADHPGMEGELQWLYTLSSMAFVHALLFLPLLTGVFSAFVCRYEHLGGGWKQLLSLPVSRRNVYIVKFSLVMGLIAVSQLLFLGGLLLVAQLKGFDAPIPWKIILESIAGGWVACLPVAALQMFVSAAWSSFAAPLAINVVFTLPNILVANSETYGPFYPWAQPFLTMIPRMGEEFGALNASMETLLIVILGGFVLFFLSGMTYFQRKEI; encoded by the coding sequence ATGATCAATCTATTAAGCTCTGAATGGCTGAAGCTTAGAAAATCTTCTGTCTGGCTGCTTATATTTATAAGTCCTCTTCTGGCAGCGTTGGCCGGCTTTGGTGAAGCGGATCATCCCGGGATGGAGGGGGAGCTGCAATGGCTCTACACCCTCAGCAGCATGGCGTTCGTCCATGCGCTGCTGTTCCTGCCGCTCTTGACCGGTGTATTTTCTGCATTTGTCTGCCGCTATGAGCATCTGGGCGGAGGCTGGAAGCAGCTGCTGTCACTGCCGGTTTCCCGGAGAAATGTATATATCGTGAAATTCAGTCTTGTTATGGGGCTGATTGCTGTCTCCCAGCTGCTCTTTTTAGGCGGCCTGCTGCTGGTGGCACAGCTGAAAGGATTCGATGCACCGATTCCGTGGAAAATCATCCTGGAAAGCATAGCCGGCGGATGGGTTGCCTGCCTTCCGGTCGCGGCCCTGCAAATGTTTGTTTCAGCCGCATGGTCCAGCTTTGCCGCTCCGCTGGCCATCAATGTGGTCTTTACACTCCCAAACATTCTGGTAGCCAACTCAGAAACCTACGGCCCGTTCTATCCCTGGGCACAGCCATTTCTGACCATGATTCCGCGGATGGGAGAAGAATTCGGGGCACTGAATGCCTCCATGGAAACCCTCCTGATTGTCATCCTCGGCGGCTTCGTACTGTTTTTCCTGTCAGGAATGACGTACTTTCAGCGCAAGGAGATTTAG
- a CDS encoding ABC transporter permease has protein sequence MMNMLSADFLKIKRKMILFLVFLGPFGVVALEAFNFGLRYEYLTGVYAKDLWKGLIGEASFLSIPAIMLGLALVTSMIANIEHQTNAWKQLLALPVSKGKVFTSKFLLAAILLFISCVLLFVGLIILGLILGFGTDFPFLHLAESVFFPYLAGMPFIALQLWISITMKNQAIPLTAGILATVLTLFSVKFPDWVPLKWLFLESWGGPFYSALAGVLLGIGIYLTGLIDFSRKEVK, from the coding sequence ATGATGAACATGCTTTCCGCCGACTTTCTGAAAATCAAAAGAAAGATGATCCTGTTCCTCGTTTTTCTCGGCCCCTTTGGCGTTGTCGCTCTTGAAGCGTTCAATTTCGGGCTCCGCTATGAGTATTTGACAGGAGTTTATGCAAAAGATTTATGGAAAGGCTTGATCGGTGAAGCCAGCTTCCTCAGCATCCCTGCGATCATGCTCGGGCTTGCGCTGGTCACCAGCATGATTGCCAATATTGAGCATCAGACAAATGCCTGGAAGCAGCTCCTGGCCCTTCCTGTTTCTAAAGGAAAGGTGTTTACCTCCAAGTTTCTATTGGCAGCCATCTTATTGTTTATTTCCTGTGTACTGCTATTCGTTGGGCTGATCATTCTGGGACTGATCCTCGGATTTGGCACAGACTTTCCCTTCCTTCATCTGGCGGAATCAGTGTTCTTTCCTTATTTGGCTGGGATGCCTTTCATTGCACTGCAGTTATGGATTTCCATCACCATGAAAAATCAGGCCATTCCGCTGACGGCCGGCATTCTGGCGACGGTGCTGACCCTGTTTTCCGTGAAGTTCCCGGACTGGGTCCCGCTGAAATGGCTGTTTCTTGAGAGCTGGGGCGGTCCTTTTTATTCGGCACTGGCGGGCGTCCTGCTCGGCATCGGCATCTACTTGACCGGGCTGATTGATTTTTCCAGAAAGGAAGTGAAATAG
- a CDS encoding ABC transporter ATP-binding protein: MSELILETNGLTKKFGKRSAVENVDLRLAKGEIYGFLGPNGAGKTTTIRMLLGLARPTGGSIHIFGRDLKKEKLQILRKVGSLVEYPSYYGHLTAIENLEALRRILEVPKSRIDEVLAIVRLSKEAKRPVKGFSLGMKQRLGIAAALLANPELLILDEPTNGLDPSGILEIRELIKSMPAQHGMTILVSSHLLSEIDQMATQVGIISKGSMIFQDSIHVLRQKANSQIAITVNETEKAWRALLSNGIQAEKKREHLLLDGTDTQVAAAVETLVRHDVSVYRVQEQRKTLEDIFLELTGEGGSL, translated from the coding sequence ATGAGCGAATTAATCCTGGAAACGAATGGTTTAACGAAAAAGTTCGGAAAACGGAGTGCGGTCGAAAATGTGGATCTGCGGCTGGCGAAAGGAGAAATATACGGATTCCTCGGCCCTAACGGTGCGGGCAAGACAACGACGATCCGGATGCTGCTCGGGCTGGCCAGGCCGACGGGCGGTTCCATCCATATCTTTGGCAGGGATTTGAAAAAAGAGAAGCTGCAGATCCTTCGCAAGGTTGGCTCTCTTGTTGAATATCCATCCTATTACGGACATCTGACCGCCATCGAAAATCTTGAGGCTCTCCGCAGGATTCTCGAGGTGCCAAAATCACGGATCGATGAAGTGCTGGCCATTGTCCGCCTGTCAAAGGAAGCGAAACGGCCGGTAAAAGGCTTTTCCCTTGGAATGAAGCAGCGGCTTGGAATTGCCGCCGCCCTGCTCGCGAACCCTGAGCTGCTGATCCTGGACGAGCCGACGAACGGACTGGACCCATCCGGCATTCTTGAAATTCGCGAGCTGATCAAAAGCATGCCGGCACAGCATGGAATGACCATCCTCGTCTCCAGCCATCTATTATCAGAGATTGATCAAATGGCAACACAGGTGGGCATCATCTCCAAAGGGTCGATGATTTTCCAGGATTCGATCCATGTTCTCAGGCAGAAGGCAAACAGCCAGATTGCGATTACAGTCAATGAAACAGAGAAAGCCTGGAGAGCGCTGCTGTCAAACGGCATCCAGGCAGAAAAAAAGCGGGAGCACCTGCTGCTTGACGGGACAGACACCCAGGTGGCCGCGGCTGTGGAAACACTGGTCCGCCATGATGTTTCTGTATACCGTGTCCAGGAGCAGAGAAAAACGCTCGAGGACATCTTCCTGGAGCTGACAGGAGAAGGGGGAAGCCTGTGA